The following nucleotide sequence is from Leopardus geoffroyi isolate Oge1 chromosome D4, O.geoffroyi_Oge1_pat1.0, whole genome shotgun sequence.
GAGCGGAGTCCGTGCAGCGGCGCGGGGCTCCAGGCCGCCGAGGAGCGCTCCGTGTGCAACAGGTTGAAGGTCTGCTGGAGCAGCTCCCGCAggacggcggcggcggcctgGGCCTCCCGGAGCTGGCCGCCCTCCAGCATCTCCCGGGGGAAGCGGAAGTCTTTTCTGGCCCGCAGGCACGAGAAAGGGGACAGTCTCCGCATCTGGCCCAGGAGCACCAAGTTGTCCCTGCTAACCTGCGCCTGGCTCCCAGGCAGGGCACAGCCCAGAGAGCCTCCAGGGCGGCAGGTGAGCAGCGCCAGGGCGGTCAGCAGAGGGCGCAGGAGAGCCATGGGGAAGCCGAGGGGGCTGCTGGCCGGGCTGAGCTGGGCGGCTGGGGGACCTCGGGGCCGAGGTTCTCTGAGGACGGCCTCGAAGCATGGCTCTTAAATAGGCAACGCGgacaatttcattttctgaacaTCCTGTGCACTTTTACttccctcttttgttttcatttatgcaTTCTCCTTATTGTGTAAAAGATATCATCAATCTAAAATACTACGTTGGCAATGGAAGCTTTATTTCCCAATAAACTTCTGATATGTCCATCTCAATGGATCCCAATGGAGAGAGGGATGCTCTCTCATCAAGTGAGGGAAGGTGGAAATGTGAGTAGGGACATGCGAATGCAGATGGACCAAACTTCCATTTTTCAAGCAGATCAGTTTCACGCAAGCATGTTCGTCAGTGCTGAGGgtgttaaaaatctaaatttaaaagaaataatatcctCTTTCTGGTCTATTCAAGgataacaggaaaataaataaaaataattttttccctaGAATCAAGtaagtattcattttaaaaaatgacaggaaaactcaggaattaaggaaaatatttcaacacTGGAGATACTGAAATTCACTGGTACATGAAATCAAGCAAGTGGCTAATTTCACCGCCCTCTTTCTTACTGGATAGTGATGAAAAGAATGGTTGATGGAAATATTTACTCCAGGTCATGGTTAGGGAACAATTGGCATGGcctccaacattttttttcaaaacctgaagaatgaaaattattttttaaatgtatttgggATAATTCCCTGGGAGGAACCAAACACCAGCATCTTATTTCTTGTAGCTTCATCCTACTCCTTGGTGTTTCCTTCCTCATTATTACTCACGCCTTTTAGACGGGCcatcattctcttctttcttggattcagcattgtttttcttcctgtgagCACAGATATCAGgtctttaaaagaagaaggagaagaagaagaaaagaagaagaagaagaagaagaaaaagaaagaaagaaagaaaaagaaagaaagaaagaaagaaagaaagaaagaaagaaagaaagaaaggggttgaggggccctgggtggctcagtcagttaaacatccaacttcagctcaggtcatgaacttgtggttcatgagttcgagccctgcgtcgggctctgtgcagacagctcagagcctagagcctgcttcagatgctgtgtctccctctctgtctgcactccccagcttgctctctgtatctctctctctctctctcaaaaataaacattttttaaaaaaattaaagaaaaagaaagaggttgaAAATAAGTACACATGACATTTCCTCTCTGTCCTATATGATTTGAACTTGAAATATTTAGGCACGATCTCAACTAGTGTATCAGAAGGGCTAAATGAATGATGCCACGTGCCTTCATTCTGGTGCTAATAAGAAAGCACCATGGACTGCGTCTTGTAAACAACAGCAATTTGTTTGACatgattctggaggctggaagtctaacgTCAGGGGGCCGGTGTGGTTGACTTGCAGTGGGAACCCTTTTCTGGGCTACAGATGGCCATTTCTCTTTGTATCCTCACCCGGTGGAGAGCAGTCAGGGGAAGCAATCTCTCTTGTGACTCTATAAAGGCATTAATCCCTTTCATGAGGGCTCCTCCCTGCAGCTTCATCCCGTCCCAATCATCTTCCAAAGACTCCACTTCCTAACACCATTACACCGAGGGGTAGggtttcaacatgaatttgggtACAAACATTCAGGGCATAACAAGATCCTCAAATATTGTGGTGATGGCAAAGTTTTACtagaatagtttttaatttccacatttatttGGAACAAAGCACACATTCTTTGAtgctgacttctttttcttttggcacATTAATCCTAATTGTTGACTCATTAAATGTTACAGTGCTGCTCTCTGATCACGATCGCCAAGGACCTGTCAAATtccacagatttctttctttcagtcttaTCCAGAAGGATGGTGCTGCTGATGACAACCGAATCTGCAAATTACGTTACCTCTTGTAAGggattcatttaatcctttcaacatagttgttgatattattatttccaaGAAGTGCCTGCTAAGAgttagataaataaaacaatgtaataaGTCAATGGTAAATCCCGTTTTAAAAACCTGCTGTCTCACATTCTGAACGCCACCCCCTTATCCACGACATTAGACACCTGTGCAAACTGCATGCGTTGAACCATCACTTACTTTCTGGAAGGCCTACACATAGATGTTCCTTTATTGTCTCATACCTCCCTGATCACATGTTCTCTCTGTTCCTTAAATTGTCTTCCGCCTGCAAATATGTTCATGCACTGACCAAATAAAAAGGTGTCTTGTTTTGcataatcaaaattaaatgatCAATTGGCAATCATTTCTCAGAGCCTAACATACGCCCAACAAAAGTAATAAttctattaataattataaaataaccaTATTTAATGCACCCCAGATGTGGCTCATAGAGATTGCTTAGTTAATTCTCACCATAAGTTTGGTAGATGCGTGAGACACAAGCCCATATGAGTCACAGCCCCTGCACCAGAGAGTGACTGATTACAAACATTTCAGTGACTCCTGCGTAGAAAAGACTGAACTACTGACTCTTACGgatcaaaagaacaaatacatatgCTACCAATTTAGGCGAACAGGGGAAATGATAGGAAAAATATAAGATGATACATCCTAACAGGTAACGTGTGAGAAATGGAGCAGAGCAAAAGGACTGCCATCGGCAGAGAAACCAGGGAGTCAGAAATTCATGCTTCCCCTGGGCCACGGAGACACCCCTCACTCAAGGCCCCCTAGGTGCGCCCCCACGGCCAGAAGGGGGCGCATGAACTCACCATAACCTTCCAATTGGCGCCGCCCACCGTCAGCAGTATcagcccgccccacccccccaccgagACGGCTGGAGGCTCGGGAACCGTGGGGACTCCAGTCCAGTGAACAGACCCTCCCTTGTCCGGCCTAACCGTCCAGGGGAAGCTGTGCTGCACTTCGCATCGAGCCTTTCATGTTCCCGGTCGGCCCCCGCGTGGATCCTCTCCTTTGTCGAGCAGTGTTTCAGCCAGAGCGGTTTACAAAAGGGCGCGTTTCCTCGGGATGCGGGGCAGAACCGAGATCATGCTTCGTGGGGTATGTGTGCAGATCCAGGATTGTTTCTGGGGAGAAGGACGCGAGGTCAGGGAAACGGAAGATGTGTGCCTATGTACAGATGATTTCATTCCATTTGAAAGGTTAATTTTTGCTACCATGTTATAGTGGTGAAAAAAAGATTgttaaattttaagtatttttcagcagaaagttTACAGGCTAGAAGGGGGTCGCACAGTATATTCAAACTGTTGAAAGACAAAAACTTCCAACGAAGAATACTCTAGCCAGCAAAACTATCATTCAGATGTGAAGGAAAAGATCATAATAAATTTATGATCTGAGCGAGGGACACATGTAACATAATCACCTTTGGGGAGACATGGAATAATGGCTTTTATACCTTTCTATATACCTGTGACAGAAACAACTATCATAGCTATGTTTAATATGTTCCTGATGTttgtcctgaaaaagaaaaccaggggcgcctgggtggcgcagtcggttgagcgtccgacttcagccaggtcacgatctcgcggtccgtgagttcgagccccgcgtcgggctctgggctgatggctcagagcctggaacctgtttccgattctgtgtctccctctctctctgcccctcccccgttcatgctctgtctctctctgtcccaaaaatgaataaacgttgaaaaaaataaaaaaaaaaaaaaagaaaaccaaagctggaggcaacaCAATGCCGGACTTCAAGaggtattacaaagctgtaatcatcaagacagtatggtactggcacaaaaacagacacatagatcaatggaacagaatagagaacccagaaatggacccacaaatgtatggccataGTTGGCTGCACagtttttgacaaagcaggaaagaatatccaatggcataaagacagtcttttcagcaaatggtgttgggagaattggacagcgacttgcagaagaatgaacctgggccactttcttacagcttacataagaataaactcaaaatgaatgaaagacataaatgttaagacaggaagccatcaaaatcctagcgGAGAAAGGAGCCAAAAACCTCTTtcaccttggccgcagcaacttcttactcgacatgtctccagaggcaagggaaacaaaagcaaaaatgaactcttgggacctcatcaaaataaaaagcttttgcacagtgaaggaaataatcagtaaaactaaaaggcaagcaacagaatgggagaagatatttgcaaatgacagataaagggttagtatccaaaatctataaagaacttatcaaacttaataCCCCAAACagaaataatccggtgaagaaaggggcaaaagacatgaatagacacttctccaaagaagacatcaagagagccaacagacacatgaaaaactgctccacatcactcatcatcaggaaaacacaagtcaaaaccacaatgagataccacctcacacctgtcagaatggccaacattaacaactcaggcaacaacagatgttggtaaagATGcgaagaaagaggaacccttttacactgctggtaggaatgcaagctggtgcagtcactctggaaaacagtatggaggttcctcaaaaaattgaaaatagaactaccttacaacccagcaattgcactactaggtatttatccaaaggggtggtttttcttttttttttttttaattttcttaataaaattttttttaatttttttttaacatttatttatttttgggacagagagagacagagcatgaacgggggaggggcagagagagagggagacacagaatcggaagcaggctccaggctccgagccatcagcccagagcctgacgcggggctcgaactcacggttgagagagagacagagcatgagcagggaggggcagagagagagagggagacacagaatcggaagcaggcaccaggctctgagctatcagtacagagcccaatgcagggctcgagctcacgaactgaaccgtgagatcatgacctgagccgaagtcagacgcttaaccgactgagccacccaggtgccccaggggtgCTTTTTCAAAGttgcacatgcaccccaatgtttatagcagtactattgacagtagccaaagtatggaaagagcccaaatgtctattgactgatgaatggataaagaagatgtggtatatatatacacacatatatacatgtatatatgtgtgtatatatatatatacatatgtatatatatatatacatatgtatatatatatacatacaatgcaatattactcagcaatcagaaagaatgaaatctggccatttgcaacttcgtggatggaactggagggtattacgctaagcgaaagacaaatatcacatgactttactcatatgaggactttaagagacaaaacagatgaacataagggaagggaagcaaaaatgatataaaaacagggagggggacaaaacgtaagagactcttaagtacagagaacaaacagggctgcTGGAGTGGtgttggtggggggatggacagtttttgggatgagcactgggtgttatacataggagATGAATCATTGGagtctactcttgaaatcattcttgcaccatatgctaactaacttgaatgtaaatttaaaacgacaacaacaacaaaaacacgtCCCTGATGCTTTCTGCCATTTATTCAATTTCGGTAACTTTGTGAGTTGTTGTCTTTTCACGGAACGGTACTTTGAATGGAATATGGTATTCTCATTATTCCTGTTTTGAAGCTGCAAAAACTATACAACAGGACAATGAAAATAATTGCCCCAATCATGCTGCAAATTGAGGGAATAAGAAAATGCCTTGTTATCAAATTTATAAGTCACCTGAGAAGACCAGAGTAACCCATGAGCAAAAAATGGACTAGGACAGAAGTTTTTGAACTTTCTTACTGGCAcaactattttaagttttttatagcTGTCACTTTTACTAACAACCCTGAGGACTTACAAAATCTCTAACACTGTGCAGAATACTGGGTGAGAGTAAGAACTGTAGAAACGCTTTTGCCCCAAGGCGTCAATTAACCACAAGCATATCAGTGACCCTCAATTATAACGACCAGTGTGGGCTAAGGGGAGATAAGAGTAAAGGGCAAGACTTTGATCTTGAAAAGCACAGGACCACCGGAAATCATTAGAATGATaaaagttgaaataaattaaatgaaatgtataaaCACTTGGTAGGATTTAGGGGGTCAGTTTTCATAAATACACCCTGGGTCATGACTGCAGGATATAGCTCAATAACAATAGTTTCTGCACAGTGCTTCgacaaactgattaaaaaaaattttttttagagtatcATACTTTTTTAGGACAGGGAACACACCTTATTTGCAGTGTGTTTAACTGGAAACTACATGCTCAAATCTCAACCAAACCTCAATCCATGGTGGTGAATAAACGTGCTTGCTATAGATGAGATGTTTTGACATATTTCAAGTAGTCAAGTATCAAGGTTTGGCTTAGAATTACATATtgacatttcatttattctgtcttatttgcaaaatatttgagTGGCATCCCTATAAGTGTCTTGAtaagtgagggagacagaggaatatagGTGGATTtgaaggtaaaatttacataagtAACCTGAAAACGTGTCTAGAGGAAACTTTTCACAAGAATTTTGGGCCTTCCTGCTCTTTCCTATGGATGGTCACTTTCAGCATCTAACTCAGGATGAACAAAGTGTTCAGAGAATTATCATAAAGAAGTGGTAAAGTAGGAAATTTATCAGAAAACTCcagtgaatatattaaaattatttttaacggATCATGGGAAAAAGTAAAGACTCAtccactttcttttttgagaaaaataaaatcctaattcaagtacttttttttttaaatgtttatttatttttgaacagagacagagcatggagcaggggaggggcagagagaggaagacacaaaatctgaagcaggctccaggctctgggctgtcagcacagaaccctatgcagggctcaaacccccaaaccatgagaccatgacctgagctgaagttggatgcgtaaccaactgagtcacccagatgccctgtgattcaagtactttttaaaggattaaataagaaactcagatttaaggggtgcctgggtggctcagtcagttgagcatccaactcttgatattaaaaaaaataaaactatggatGCAAACCaagtaaaatattagtaaaataaatcagaaggcatgttaataattaataaatcatAATCCAGTAGAGTTTATCTAATAATTCAAGGAGGCTCACACCATAGCTATTTCAGTAGATTTTAGAAGTCTTGTGCTCAAAATGCAGAGCTTTAGCAAGTTCATGGGTGAAAAACTTCAATTGTCTAAAACCTCAATTACAATCAAATTCAATACATGATGTGCAAGAAAGAGTTGAGAatgatttcttgtatttttttttatttttttttaacgttttatttatttttgagacagagagagacagagcatgaacgggggaggggcagagagagagggagacacagaatcggaagcaggctccaggctctgagccatcagcccagagcccgacgcggggctcgaactcacggaccgcgagatcgtgacctgagctgaagtcggccgcttaaccgactgagccacccaggcgcccctgatttcttgTATTTTAACCTGAGGACCTGGAAATACGGAATTGCCATTAATTGAAGGGGAAGCAATAAGAGAAGAAGGTTACATGTGTTTGCTTTCATTTGGTttccagctatttttttttattgtttatttaattataaaggggagagagagagagagagagagagacagcgcatgagcagggcgggagcagagagagagggggacacagaatcccaagcaggctccaggctctgagctgtcatcacagagcccgatgcggagctca
It contains:
- the LOC123593140 gene encoding interferon omega-1-like, with the protein product MALLRPLLTALALLTCRPGGSLGCALPGSQAQVSRDNLVLLGQMRRLSPFSCLRARKDFRFPREMLEGGQLREAQAAAAVLRELLQQTFNLLHTERSSAAWSPAPLHGLRSGLHRQLEALDACLVQATGEGERAPGMHGPALAIKRYFQDIRVYLEDEGYSDCAWEIVRLEIMRALSSSATLQDSLAIKDGDLGSP